GCGTCAAGTGCCTGCTGCCGGACGGCTTCGCGGTAGGGCTCGATCCATTCGTAGTCGGCGCCGTCGGCCAGGTGTCCGCGGTAGGTGTCGACCGCGCGGCGTAGCGCGGCGAGGCGCTCGGTTGGGTCGGTGGCCTGGTTGGCGTCGCGGATCGTGGCGCGCATGCGCCACAGGTCCACGTCGACGGCGTCGCGGTTGAGGACGTACCGCTGGTGGGGGTGGGTGAGATAGGTGCCGCGTCCTGCGGTGCGGCGCATGATGGTGCGCAGGTCGGACACGTAGGTGTAGAGCCGGCCGGGTGCTTTGTTGGCGGGAGCGTCGGGGAGCAGGTCGTCGAGGATCGCCTCGGCGGAGGCGTCGCCGTCGTGCACGGCCAGGTAGACGAGCACTTCGAGGGATTTCTTGCGCAGTGTCGGCCCTGGCGGCACGTCGACGATCGCGGCGGTGCCCAGTACGGTGACCTGAACCCTCCCGTGGCTGGTCTCCTGGCTTTCCTCGGCCGCGCCGTCGGTGTCCGGTTCTTCCACGGCGGGCGGGGGCGCACCGTCGCGGGCAGTGTCCGCGCCGCCGGCATGGGCGTCGGTGGGCGGAGCTGTCTGGGTGGCTGGGGTGGTCTCGCTGCTGGCGCTGCTTGCTGTTGCTGTCGGGGCGGCGGACACGGGCTCGGCGCCGGTTGCCGGCAGGTGGTCACCCTCGCGGACGGGGACGTCGGGTGGCGCCGGCTCGGTGTCGGGAGGAGGTTGCTCATCGGGTGCGGCGTTCGTGGCCTGGGCGGTGGTGACGGGTTCGATCGGGGCGGGAGCCTGCGGCTGGCCGGTGTGGGATTCGGCGAGGGTGACGAGCAGGTCGCTGGTCTCGGACGGGGTGAGGACGGCCAGTCGGCCGATGTCGGCCGGGTGGCCACCGTGGCGGGAGCCTTCCCCCTGGGCGCGGCTCGTGGTGCCGTCTTCGGCGACGACGACGGTGTCGCCGTCGGGCCATGCGCCCAGCAGCACGCCGTGGATGTCAAGGCGCTGGCCCTGGGCGAGGAGCGCGGCGATACGGGTGCGCTGGTGGCGGGTGTCGGCGTCGGCCAGCAGCAGGACTGGCGGCATCGGCTCCCCGGTCGGGTCCGCCGCGCGTGCCTCGGCGGCGGTGTCGACCTCGTGGGCGTAGGCGATGCGGCTGCGGTGCAGGGTCTGCGCCTCGAGCAGGTCGAGTGCCTCGTCCAGGCCACCGGTGACGGTCAGCCGCGGGGTGCGGGGCAGCGCGACGGCACCGGCGCCGAGCAGCGTCGCCGCGGTCGCTGATGGCATGACCAGCCAGGTGCGGTCTTCCGGTGCATCGAGGCCCCCGGCGGCCAGGGCGGCGGCCATGAACCCGCGGGCGGCGGCCTCCGCGCCGGGACCGGTGAGCCCCAGGCCGGCGGGCGGCCAGACCGCGGCGAGCGGGTGCGCCAGCGACGGCACCACCGGGCGCAGCGCAGTGTCGTCTCCTGCGCTCAGGTTCGCGACAGGCGCCGACTTCTCGTCGTCGTCCTCATCGTCGAGACCGGCGTCGTCGAGGGCGCCGGTCTTGTCGTGCCGCCCGGCGATCTCCAGACGGTCGTCGTCGAGAAGGCCGGCGTCCTGATCGGAGGTGTCAGGGCCGTCCGGTACGGAGGTGTTGTCGTGTGCTTCGGTGCCGTCGGGGTCGGTGAACAGCCCGAGGTCGCCGTCCGGACCTTCGTAGCCGGCCGGGTCGGTGGGGGTCGTGGTGGCGTGGCGCAGGCGGCGGCGGATCTGGTTCACCACGGGCGGCATGGGCGCCACGTCGGGGTCGTCCAGGCGCAGGTCGGCCGACACGGGCCGGCGGGTGTAGCGGCGGCGGCGGTGGGCCCAGACGAGGGCGACGGCCGCGAGGATCGCGGCAACGAGCCCGGCGTCGAGCCAGCTGCCGGTGCCGAGTGAGACACCGGGTGACGCCTCCGTTTGCGGCCCGGGTGTCTGCTGCCCGTCGACCGAGGGACGGGGCGTCGTCGAGCCTCCGGAGGCCGACGGCTGCTCAGCGGGCGCGGTGGAGACCGGCGGCGAGGGGACGTGGACTATGCCGTCATCACCGTCGTGCGGCGCCGGGGTGGTGGAGCCTGTCGACGGTCTCGCGGACGGCGCGTCGGGTGGCGGCTGGGTGGGTTGGCGCGGTGGTGTCGGCGGGGGCGCGGCGGTGCCGGGTGTCGGCTGCTCGGGGCCTGCCGCCGGGGGGTCGGCGGGTGGCGGGGTCCGGGGTGTGCCGGCGGATGGTGTGGCGTCGTCGGGCAGTTCGAGGGTCCAGCCGGGGTAGATCAGGTTCGGGTTGGTGAGGGTGCCGCCGACGTCGCGGAAGTGGGTGCCCCGGTTGAGGGCGAAGATCTCCGGCCACCGGTTGGCGTCGCCGAGCCACTGCTGGGCGATCTTCGACAGGGTGTCCCCGCGCCGCACCTCGCAGGTGTAGGTCTGCCCGGACGACACAAGCGTTACGTGGCCCGCTACCAGCCGGGCCGGCACCGGATCCCTCATGTCCGGCAGGGCGGACGTCGACACGGCTGCCTGCCAGGCCTGCGTGTGGTGCCCGTCCGTGGTCACCAGCCGCATGGTGCTGCTGGGCACGGCGGTCGCCGTAGCCGTAGCCGGAGCGGTGGCGTTGGTGTGGGTGGTTGTCGCCTGCGCTGGCTGGGTGAGGGTCGGTGCGGCCTGGGCGGCGGTGGCGAGGACGCCGCCGCTGATGGCGGCCACCAGGATTGCGGCGAGCCCGCGGGCCGGCGCGATGGCTCGGGGTTGCGGCAGGCGGATGCCCGTAACGGTTTCGGCGACCTCGGCGATCAGCGACCAGATGAACGCTGCCCACACCGCCCAGAGCAGGCAGACGAGGGCGTTGCCGAGCATGGCGTCGGTCAGCGGTGAGGTGAGGGCGGTGCCGACGTCCTGCCAGGTGGGGACCTCGCGGGGTAGCGGCCAGCCGACGTATCGGATGAGCGCGTACGGCACGCCGGCGGTGAGCAGCACCAGGGTCCCGAGTCCGGCCAGCCGGCGGGCGGTGGCGGCGAGGAATGCGAACACTGGGGCTCCCGGTGGGGTGGCGGTCCTGGTCAGTTCGGTGCGGTGACGCCGGTCAGAGGGCTGGCGGTCGCGGTCGCGGACACCGGCAGGGCGCTGATCCCGACGAGGTGCAGCAGCTGCGTGGGCCGGGTGCCGCTGATGGTGACGGTGACGGCGGTGGGGGTGGCGGACGCGGTCACCTGCCCGTCGACGCCGGCCTGTTGGGCGAAGCTCCGCGCGGCTGCGGCGGCCTGGGCGGGCTGGAGCTGGACAGTGCCGGTGGCCCGGTAGGTGGCAAGGTCAATCTCGCGGGCGCCTGCCCGGGCGGCGCCCTGTGCGACGTCGAGGAGCCGCACCTTGTCCGACATGCCCAGGCCCAGGTCGAGCACCAGGCCAGCGAGGATGAGGACGAGAACGACGCCGAAGATCGTCCACGGGGTGATCTGGCCGCGGTCGTCGTGGCGGGCCTGCCGCAGGCGGGTACTCAGCCGGTTCATGGCGCCGTTGTCCCGCGGTAGGTGTCGAGGGGCTGGTGGGAGGTGCCGCGGATGGTGATGGTGCCGGGCAGGCCGAGGCCGTAGAGGTCTTCGAGGCGGACGGTGCACGCCACGGTGGCGCTGACCTGCCCGCCGGGGACGAACGCGCCGGCGTCGACGGTGACGTTGGACGGCTGGCAGGTGAAGGCCCGCCCAGCCAGGGTCGCGGAGGCGCCGTCGGCACCTGCTGCGCGGGCCTCGCCGGGGGTGTGGGCGAGGGACGCCTGGCGGGCCGCGGCGGCGGCGGCGGAGTTGACGTCGATGGCGGCCGAGGCCAGGCGCAGGCACGCCACCACCGCGAGGGCGGCCAGGACCATCAGCGGTACGTAGCTCAGCGCCATCTCGACGCTGACCGAACCGCGGTCTCCCCGCAGCCGAGGCACCCGGCGGCGTGGGTGTCGGCTGCGGCGCTGCTCGCGGGTCACGTCGAGTCTCCTTCCACTCCAGGCGGCGAGGGGGCCAGCGACAGGGTCGAGGGGCGGAAACGCTCGACCGGGGCGCTGGCCTGGGTGCTGACCTGCAGGCGCAGGAACGGCACGACGGCGGGCACCCGGCCGGCCACGGCCACCGTGGCGGTGTCGGCGGTGCGGGTGACCGACACCCGCGGGTCGACGACGACCTGCCCCGCGACCTGGTCGAGGACGGTGGCGGCGTCGGCACGGCCGGCGGCGGCGGTGCCGCCGGACACCCTGGTGGTCTGCAGGGCGTGGTTCGCGGCGTGTTGGACGCCGAGTTGGGCCAGGGCCCACAGGGCGAACTGCACGCCGACGAGGACAAGCAGGAACAGCAGGGGCGCGTAGATGACCACCTCGGTGGTGACCGACCCGCGGTCACCACCGAGCCGGCGTCGCCTGCCTCGTCGCGTGCGGTGCATGGCTAGAGGTTGATTCCGGTGATCTTGGTGATGATCTTGCCCTGGAAGATGGCGTAGACGGCCAGGACGAGGGTGACGAGCAGGGCGATCCACATGACCTTCTCGGTGGTCTCGCTGCCCCGGTCGCCGGAGTCACGCAGCCGGCGAGCCCGGTCGACGAGGGTGAGGTGTGCCAGGGTCAGCAGGGCCATCAGCTTGCTGGGGTGCACGGCGTTTCTCCTTCTGGTGTGTCGGGGTCAGAAGCTGTCCACGGCGGTGACAGCCGGGTAGAGGAGGAACAGCATGTAGGCGGCGGCCAGGAGCATGACCGGCATAGACATGCGTTCGGTGGCGGAGTTGGCCCGGGCCTCCAGGGCGGCGGCCTGGTGGGCGCGCAGGGTGGCGGCGCGGATGGTGAGGGAGTCGCGGATACGGGCGCCTTCGGTGCCGGCGAGACTCATCGTCGCGGCGAGTTCCTGCAGTTCGACGACGCCGGTGTCCTCGCCGAGCTGGCCGAGGGCCTGCCAGGGCGGGATGCGCAACAGCCGGGCGGTGGCCACGGCACGGTTCAGGCGTCCGGCGGCCCAGCCGTGGGTGTCGGCGCAGGCGTCGTCGAGGGCTTGTTCGAGACCGGCGCCGCCGGCGAGGGAGATGACGACGAGATCGAGCACGGCGGACAGGGCGTAGCGCAGCTCGTCGCGGCGCCGCTGCGCCTCGGCGTGCACGGTGGTCTCGGCCAGCCACCAGCCGCCGGCCGCGCCAGCCAGCGACGCCCACAGCGGCATGCCGGCGGCGAAGCTGACCCCGCCGGAGGCGAGGACGGCCATCGCGACCGGGGGCAGCAGCAGGCCGGCGAGGACCGCGAGGGCCTGGTCGGCCAGGTGGGTGGCGGTCGGCCGTCCGAGTACGGCGAGGTCGGCGCGCATCCGCTGCCGGGGCAGGCCGAGGGCACGCAGGGGCGCGGCGAGCAGCCGGGTCCTGGCCCCCACCGGTTCTTCCGAGGCAGCCGGGGTGCGGCGCAGAGCGTCGAGGGCCTGAGCGAGGCTGGGGCGGGCGGGATGCAGGCCGGTGCCGGCCAGGACCAGTCCGAGCCCGGCGACGACGCCGCACGCCACCACGAAAGCGGCCATCACGCCACCTGCCCGAGCTGGTCGGCCGAGAGCACCCGTGGCGGTTGCGGCACGCGGGAGGCGCGGGCCAGCCACCAGAACCCGCCGGCGAACACCGCCCCGACGACAAGGAGCACGAGCTGCCCGGTGACGCTGCGGTACGGGGCGAGGAACCCGCGGTTGAGCAGGATCAGCCCGGCGACCATCGCCACCGACGTGCCGGTGATCACCCGGGCGGCCGTGCGGGTCGCGGCCCGTTTGGTGGCCACCCGCATCCGGATGCCGGCGAGCTCGCGGGCGGTGGCGGCGAGGCTGGTCAGGCACTGGGACAGTTGCCCGCCGTGGTAGCCGGCGGCCTGCGTGAGAGCGCGCACGACGAGGTCGGCGGTGGGGTCGGCGAGGTCGGCGGCGAACGCGCGCAGCGCGTCGGGCAGCCGCACACCGCCGCGCACCGCCCCCGCGAGGGCCTGCACCTGGGGGCGGATGGGCTGGGGGGTAACAGGGGCGGTGGCGGTGATGGCCTGCTCCAGGCCGGCGGCCGACGACAGGGTGTCGCGCAGCAGCTCAGCCCAGGTGGCGATCGCCTCGATCCGGGCGATCGCGCGGGTGTGCTCCCGGTCGGGGCCCAGGACGCGGGGCAGCGCCCACACCGCGGCGGCGGTCAGCAGCGCCGCGACCGGCCAACGGGTCGCCGCCGCGGCGGCGAATCCAGCGACGATGGCCGCGAGGAGCCGGGTCCGGTCGGCCGACGTCCACCGTGTCCGGGTGCTCGGGATGCCGGGTGGGCGGCGGCGCAGCCCGTCGGCGACGAGGATCAGGCCGGCCGCGCAGCCCAAGCCGAGCAGGATCGGCAGCAGGTCCATGCTCACCACCGGTCCCGGACGAGGATGTCGGGGTTGAGGCCGGCGGCCGTGAGCTCATCGAGGGTGTCGGCGCGGATCGGCGCGGCGGGGACGGCGCGCCGGTCCGGGCCAGGGCGGTAGATCTCGTTGGAGGGAATCTGGGTGCCGTCGGTCTCCAGGACCTGGCGGATGGACGACACCACCCGGGTGCCGTCGGTGGCAACATCCAGGTGGACGACGAAGTCGACGGCCTGGCCGATGAGCACGTTCGCCGCGTCGAAGGTCAGCTTCTCCGGCGCCTGCATGACGTACATGGCCAGCCGGGTCAGCGCCTGCTTACTGGAGGAGGCATGCAGGGTGCACATGCTGCCGTCGTTGCCCTGCGACATAGCCAGGAGCATCGGTACGGCCTCGGCGCCGCGGGTCTCACCGACGATGACCCGGTCCGGGCGCATCCGCAGGCCCCAACGCACCATCGTGGACATGTCGATGCCACCGACGCCTTCCAGGTTCGGTTCCCGCTGCTGCAGGGCAGTGGTGTTCGGGTGCGCGTCGCTGTCCTCGTCAAGACCGAGTTCGTAGGCGTCCTCGACGGTGACGATCCGCTCGTGCGGGCTAATCGCGCCGGCGGCGGCGCGCAGCATGGTGGTCTTGCCGACGCCGACACCTCCGCAGATCACGATGTTCTTGCGCGCCCGCACCAGCGCCCGGATGAGCTCCCGCAACCCCACCGTGATCTCCCCGCGATGCA
This genomic interval from Micromonospora sp. CCTCC AA 2012012 contains the following:
- a CDS encoding TadE/TadG family type IV pilus assembly protein, translated to MHRTRRGRRRRLGGDRGSVTTEVVIYAPLLFLLVLVGVQFALWALAQLGVQHAANHALQTTRVSGGTAAAGRADAATVLDQVAGQVVVDPRVSVTRTADTATVAVAGRVPAVVPFLRLQVSTQASAPVERFRPSTLSLAPSPPGVEGDST
- a CDS encoding BTAD domain-containing putative transcriptional regulator, with product MFAFLAATARRLAGLGTLVLLTAGVPYALIRYVGWPLPREVPTWQDVGTALTSPLTDAMLGNALVCLLWAVWAAFIWSLIAEVAETVTGIRLPQPRAIAPARGLAAILVAAISGGVLATAAQAAPTLTQPAQATTTHTNATAPATATATAVPSSTMRLVTTDGHHTQAWQAAVSTSALPDMRDPVPARLVAGHVTLVSSGQTYTCEVRRGDTLSKIAQQWLGDANRWPEIFALNRGTHFRDVGGTLTNPNLIYPGWTLELPDDATPSAGTPRTPPPADPPAAGPEQPTPGTAAPPPTPPRQPTQPPPDAPSARPSTGSTTPAPHDGDDGIVHVPSPPVSTAPAEQPSASGGSTTPRPSVDGQQTPGPQTEASPGVSLGTGSWLDAGLVAAILAAVALVWAHRRRRYTRRPVSADLRLDDPDVAPMPPVVNQIRRRLRHATTTPTDPAGYEGPDGDLGLFTDPDGTEAHDNTSVPDGPDTSDQDAGLLDDDRLEIAGRHDKTGALDDAGLDDEDDDEKSAPVANLSAGDDTALRPVVPSLAHPLAAVWPPAGLGLTGPGAEAAARGFMAAALAAGGLDAPEDRTWLVMPSATAATLLGAGAVALPRTPRLTVTGGLDEALDLLEAQTLHRSRIAYAHEVDTAAEARAADPTGEPMPPVLLLADADTRHQRTRIAALLAQGQRLDIHGVLLGAWPDGDTVVVAEDGTTSRAQGEGSRHGGHPADIGRLAVLTPSETSDLLVTLAESHTGQPQAPAPIEPVTTAQATNAAPDEQPPPDTEPAPPDVPVREGDHLPATGAEPVSAAPTATASSASSETTPATQTAPPTDAHAGGADTARDGAPPPAVEEPDTDGAAEESQETSHGRVQVTVLGTAAIVDVPPGPTLRKKSLEVLVYLAVHDGDASAEAILDDLLPDAPANKAPGRLYTYVSDLRTIMRRTAGRGTYLTHPHQRYVLNRDAVDVDLWRMRATIRDANQATDPTERLAALRRAVDTYRGHLADGADYEWIEPYREAVRQQALDAYLALVDALTGNPAEQLTVLDAAIGHNPYAEELYQQAMRARAALGHLDAIRSLRRALTRALGEIDAEPSDDTIALADELVAQVQRPARRPDLRPAPRPGDGAAA
- a CDS encoding type II secretion system F family protein; protein product: MDLLPILLGLGCAAGLILVADGLRRRPPGIPSTRTRWTSADRTRLLAAIVAGFAAAAATRWPVAALLTAAAVWALPRVLGPDREHTRAIARIEAIATWAELLRDTLSSAAGLEQAITATAPVTPQPIRPQVQALAGAVRGGVRLPDALRAFAADLADPTADLVVRALTQAAGYHGGQLSQCLTSLAATARELAGIRMRVATKRAATRTAARVITGTSVAMVAGLILLNRGFLAPYRSVTGQLVLLVVGAVFAGGFWWLARASRVPQPPRVLSADQLGQVA
- a CDS encoding type II secretion system F family protein gives rise to the protein MAAFVVACGVVAGLGLVLAGTGLHPARPSLAQALDALRRTPAASEEPVGARTRLLAAPLRALGLPRQRMRADLAVLGRPTATHLADQALAVLAGLLLPPVAMAVLASGGVSFAAGMPLWASLAGAAGGWWLAETTVHAEAQRRRDELRYALSAVLDLVVISLAGGAGLEQALDDACADTHGWAAGRLNRAVATARLLRIPPWQALGQLGEDTGVVELQELAATMSLAGTEGARIRDSLTIRAATLRAHQAAALEARANSATERMSMPVMLLAAAYMLFLLYPAVTAVDSF
- a CDS encoding CpaF family protein; amino-acid sequence: MTAPTLNGGTTAAPPEVVARLRARVSDRLAAHGAQLPDGERHAVIAGYIAEELVVHAREDISAGRVPLTPQAEAALARALRDTFTGLGGLQRLIDDPRVEDIFANGCDNVWIRTTDGRVQRVPPVAASDDDLVDLVRVAAARSGQEERRFDRGSPGLSLRLPGGQRLFAVMAVAKRPSLSIRRNTLHRVTLEDLLHRGEITVGLRELIRALVRARKNIVICGGVGVGKTTMLRAAAGAISPHERIVTVEDAYELGLDEDSDAHPNTTALQQREPNLEGVGGIDMSTMVRWGLRMRPDRVIVGETRGAEAVPMLLAMSQGNDGSMCTLHASSSKQALTRLAMYVMQAPEKLTFDAANVLIGQAVDFVVHLDVATDGTRVVSSIRQVLETDGTQIPSNEIYRPGPDRRAVPAAPIRADTLDELTAAGLNPDILVRDRW
- a CDS encoding TadE family protein yields the protein MALSYVPLMVLAALAVVACLRLASAAIDVNSAAAAAARQASLAHTPGEARAAGADGASATLAGRAFTCQPSNVTVDAGAFVPGGQVSATVACTVRLEDLYGLGLPGTITIRGTSHQPLDTYRGTTAP
- a CDS encoding pilus assembly protein TadG-related protein, translating into MNRLSTRLRQARHDDRGQITPWTIFGVVLVLILAGLVLDLGLGMSDKVRLLDVAQGAARAGAREIDLATYRATGTVQLQPAQAAAAARSFAQQAGVDGQVTASATPTAVTVTISGTRPTQLLHLVGISALPVSATATASPLTGVTAPN